The Candidatus Zymogenaceae bacterium genome contains the following window.
GGATTGCAAGATTGCGTCCATCTATGAAGGAACCAACGGCATCCAGGCCATGGACCTGGTGGCCCGGAAACTGGGTCAGAGCAAGGGCGCGAACTTCATGAATCTCCTCACCCTCATCGGCGAGACGGTGGAGAAATGTAAGGGCATCGCCGTCCTGAAAGACTCCGCCCTTGAGTTGGAAAGGGCAAAGAACACACTGGCGGAAATCGGAGGATTCTTCGCCCAGTGCGGCGCCGAGGGCAAATTCCTGGTGCCTATCGGAAACGCCATGCCCTTCCTGGAGCTGATGAGCAACGTCACCCTGGGGTGGCTGCTGCTCTGGCAGGCGGGGATCTCCCAGGAGAAGCTCGAGGCAGTCAAGAAGGACAAGGGAGTGACCGACGATGACTGGGCCGGCCTTGCGGCGCTCTACAAGGACAGCAAGGACGCGGCATACTACCAGGGCAAAGTGGCGTCGGCGAAGTACTACGCCGCCTACGTGTTGCCCCACGTGGAGGCCACCGCCAAGGCCATCAAGAAGGAAGACGCGAGCATCATGGAAATCGCCGAAACGGCCTTCGCCTCCATCCAATAACCGCCGGACGCACACCGCTTGCTTGAAAAGCGATGCTGAGAATAGAGGCCCTCTTCCCGGGAAGGGGGCCTCTGTTTTGATGGTGCAAAGAGAGCGGGTTCACGACGTTTTTCTCCCCGGACTCACCGCAATGATGGTACAATCAGCAGACTTACCCGGACATACATGCAGAGTGTAGACATGATCGATATCCATACCCACACAATTTTCGGCGACGGCAAGGACACGCCCGAGGAAATGGCCGCCGCCGCCTTCGATAAGGGCGTGACCGTCTTCGGCTGCTCCGAGCATTTTCCCCGCCCCGAATCCTACGACTACCCCACCGAGGGGTTCAACCACGAGGCCCTGGCGTCTGGGTGGTTCGATTACGTGTCATCGGTGGCCCGGGCAAAAAGGGCCTGGGAGGGGAGGATGACACTCCTCTTCGGGACGGAGGTGGACTACCTCCCTGCCGAGCGTCCGCGCATCGAGGCGGAGCTTTCGGCCTATCGCTTCGATTATCTCATCGGCAGCGTTCACATGATAGACACCTGGGGGTTCGATTATAACAAGTCCGAATGGGAGGGGAAGGATGTGGACGCCATATATGAGACCTATTATGACATCATGGAGGAGATGGTCGCCACACGGCTTTTCGATATCGTGGGGCACCTGGACCTGGTCAAGGTGTTTTCACCCTTTCATCCGCCGAAGCGGGATCACACACAAAGGGCCAGGATCCTCCTCCGCTCTATTAAAAAACTGGATATGACGGTGGAGATAAACACCGGCGCCCTCAGAAAACCCGTGGGAGAGCTGTCCCCCTCGCCGGAGCTTATCCGGGAGGCGGTGGAGCTTGCCATTCCCCTGACGGTTACCTCCGACGCCCATCGGACCGATGACATCGCCTATGGTTTTGATGGGGTGTATCGGATGCTTCGGGAGCTGGGCGTGCGTGAGACGATATATTACGTCGATCGCGAGCCGTTCGTCGTGCCGCTTCCCGGATAGAATCCCCCAGATGATGCGGCCCTCTCATCCCCGATTCCGATGAACCAATACCCGTCAATCAGTCCAACTCCTGCATGGATTCGTGGAATTCCTTGATGATTCGGACGATGTTGTCCAGGTCGTCCTCCACTTTGATGATCTCCAGATCCCTTTCCATAATCATGTCCGATTCCAGGAGCCGCTCGTGAATCCACCGGGCAAGTCCCTCCCAGTAGTCGCTCCCCACCAGGATGACCGGGAAGGGCTTGATCTTGTGGGTCTGGATGAGGGTAATTGCCTCGAAGAGCTCGTCCAGGGTGCCGAATCCTCCGGGGAGCACCACATAGGCCATGGAGTATTTGATGAACATGACCTTGCGGCAGAAGAAATAGCGGAAATCGAGCTTGATGTTGGAGTATTCGTTGGGGTCCTGCTCCATGGGAAGCTGGATGTTTAAACCCACTGAATACCCCCCGCCCTCGGCGGCGCCCCTGTTGGCCGCCTCCATGATGCCCGGTCCTCCGCCGGTGATGATGGAAAAGCCGGCGTCCGTCAGTTTCCTGGCGATGGTCCGGGCCGTCTCGTAGCGGGGATCCTCCGGCTTCACCCGGGCGGAGCCGAAAATGGAGACCGCGGGCATCACGTCAGGGAGAGTTTCGAATCCATCGACGAACTCCGACATGATGCGAAACATCCGCCAGGAGTCCTTCGCCGTAATGGCATCGATGATATATTGTTTTTCCACGTGATTCGTCATGAGCGTTTTCGCCTGTGTGTTTTAATGAATGACCGATATTATCCGGTAACCGAGGGGCGGATCGTCCGTCCCGGCCCCGGTGCTTAAAAAATGTGCGTGAACCGGGGCATTGTAACAAAAGGGGCGATCGGCTGTCAATAAATCGCTTGATGGATGTATGCCGTTGATTGTTGACAAACGCCCCCGACTGTTTTAGGATGGTAGTATGTACGGAGAACCGCAAGCAACGAAATTCTCCCCCCTGGCGATTATCGGCATGATATTCGCCATTTTCCTCGTGTTATTCGGATTTCTCAATCTTTATTCCCTGGCCTCTCCCAGCGCCACCAACACCGTGGGGCGTATTATCGTCGCCCTCATCTGCTTCGCCATCGGCGGAGGCATCATCTTCGCAGTCATCAAGCGGGCCTTCGCGAAGCCGGAGAAGATGGAGGTCATTCAGAAGATCGATCTCACCGGCGACGTGGCGGCCAAGGAGTTGACCTGCAAAAGCTGCGGGGCGATCCTGGATGACAAGAGCGTGTCGGTCCAGGCGGGCGCGGTGTTCATCTCCTGTCCCTATTGCCACAGCTCCTATCAACTCACCGAAGACCCGAAGTGGTAGCGATCCCATTTCAGACCATAACATATCCACGTGAAATCCCAGAGACCGCGGGCGGACCCCCGGAGATCCGCAGTAATGCCGTATCGGCATCAAACGGCTGTTCGGCCGTGGCTTTGGATGGTCAAACAAAACGAATTAATATAAAATAGAATGCGACACACGATCGATGGAAAACAGGAGTGCGCCGATATGTGACGCAGATTGAGAAAAACAGATTTACACGTCGGGCTGAAAAAGTATAATATAACAAGATATAAAACATATATTCGAATATCGACTGCAAAGGGGGGAGACAAGATGCACAGGTGGATCGACACGAGAGGGTACAGATCGGCCCGAAAAGCCCTTTTTATCCTGTCGGCGGTGTTATTTGGTGCGGTCCTCATGCCGGGAGCGGCGACAACGGCCCGGGCTCAGGATTACGCATTCACGGTGCCCCAGAATTATTCGGACGTCTATATCAATACCGACGGCTCCGTCACCATCCGCTATCAATTGACTTTTTATTGCGAACCGGGCGCTCACGCCATAGATATCGTGGATATCGGGCTTCCTAACGAGAACTACGTTATCTCCACCGCCCGGGCCTGGACCGACACGGGAGAGATCACGTCCATCTACCCCTCGGAGTACATCGACATCGGCGTCGAGGTCCACCTGGGATCCGCCGCCATCTATCCGGGCCAGACCGGCACCCTCTATTTTGAGATACAGAACGACAAGATGGTCTGGTACGACGACGACCAGCCGGACACCCACGCCTCGGTGGAGTTCTCCCCCACCTGGTACGGCTCCGCCTTCACCTCCGGGGTCACAGACCTGAGCGTCAGCATCCACTTTCCCGAGGGGGTGGGGCCGGACGAGACCATCTATCACTACCGGGAGTTCGACAACTGGTACTACGACGATCAGGGACGCATCGCCTTCAACTGGCGTGATACCGAGGCGAAGCCCTCCAAGCAGTACATGTTCGGGGTCTCGTTCCCTCTGGAGTACGTCGGTGTCGTATACGAACCCTACCACGAGCCGATACTGGTAGCCTTTCTCAAGGTGATCGGGAGCTTTGTCGCCGCCGTCTTTTTTCTCATCGTCAACCCCTTTACGTTATTCCTGTTCTTTATGATCGGTCTGCCGATCATCAGCGTCATCCAGTCCAAGAGGAGGAAACTGAAATATTTCCCGCCGTCGGCGGCCGTGGAGGGGGTGGGCATCAAGCGGGGCCTGACCGCCCCGGAGGCGGCGATGGTGCTGGAGCAGCCGCTCAACAAGGTGATCACGATGATGCTCTTCGGCCTGATGAAGAAGGGATACGTCAGGACCGAGGGGAACGGGACGCCGAAGATTTTCGAGATCAAAAACATTGAGAAACCGGATCTCAGGGATTATGAGAAGGAATTTCTGGCGTGCCTCAAAGAGGACGGGACGCTGGATACGGCCAAGCTGAAAAAGGCGATGATCGCCATGATCAAGGCCACCAACAAGAAGATCAAGGGCTTTTCCAGAAGAGAGACGAAGGATTATTACGCAAACATCGTCGATCTGGCGTGGCGGCACGTGACCTCCGCTAAAACCCCGGAGCTGTTGGGCGAGGAGTGGAGCGACAAGCTCGAGTGGATCCTGATGGACAAGAAGTATGGAGAGCGTATGGAGGAGACATTCACCGGCAGGGATATCATCATCCCCCGCTGGTATGATACTTACTGGGGATCTCATAGTTCCACGCCCCGAAGCGCGGCGTCCAGGGCCGGCGGCTCCGGGCTGCCGAAGGTCTCCGGCGCGGATCTCGCCAATAACTTCATCACCGGCGTGGAGAGCTTCTCCGGCAAGCTCGTCTCCAACGTGGAGACCTTCGTCAGCTCCGTCACCGAAACGACAAATCCGGCGCCGAAAAGCTCCGGCGGCGGATACAGAGGCGGCGGGGGCGGCGGGTGCGCCTGTGCCTGCGCCTGTGCCGGGTGCGCCTGTGCCTGTGCGGGAGGAGGGAGATAGACCATGAGCATCGTGAGATCATTTGTCGATTTCTTCAAAAAGGAAAAGCCGCTGTCCCCCGGGGTCTATCACCAGCGGGGAGAATTCGACCAGGGAGGGCATTACCGGCTTCACCTGCGGGTGGAGGAGGGGGGGAACTCCATCCTCTCCATCGACGCCTCCCGGATACTGCACCTGAACCGAACCGCCACCGAATACGCGAAGCTCATCATCGAGGGAAAATCCCGGGACGAGGCGATAAAAACCGTCAGGAAGAGATACCGGGTCGATGGGAAGACGGCTGAAAAGGACTATGACAGGCTGCTGGAGATCATCGATTCCCTGGTGCATACCGACGATATCTGCCCGGTGTCGTACCTGGATGTGGACCGCATTGAGCCCTTCGCCACGCCGATTCTCGCCCCTTATCGCATGGACCTGGCGTTGACGTATCGCTGCAACAATAAGTGCGGCCACTGCTATGTGGGGCTGGATCGGAAGGCCGATGAGCTGGATACCGAGGCGTGGAGGAATATCCTTAGAAAACTATGGGACATCGGCATCTTCCACGTGGCGTTTACCGGCGGGGAGTCCACCCTGAGGGACGACCTGCCGGAGCTGGTGGGGGTCGCCGAAGATTTGGGCATGGTTTCGGGGCTCTTGACCAACGGACGGCGGCTGTCGGACGCGAAGTATCTCCAGCGTCTGATCGACGAGGGCATCGATTATTTCCAGATCACCCTGGAGTCGTCGGATAAAAAGGTCCACAACGAGATGGTCTGTGCCGAAGCCTTCGATGAGACCGTGGCCGGCATTAAAAACGCGGCGGCGAGCCCCATCCACACCATCACCAACACCACCATCACCAGTATCAACGCCCATACCCTGGAGGAGACCGTTGCCTTCGTCAAATCCCTTGGGGTGGACGCGTTCGCTATGAACGGCATCATCTACACCGGCGAGGCGGCGGAGGGCGAGACGGCCGTATCCGAAGACGACCTGCATGATATCCTCGTTCGCGTCAGCGACGCCGCCCGGGAGCATGATCTCCGATTTATCTGGTACACCCCCACCCAGTACTGCCGATTCAACCCGATGGATCTGGATCTGGGGATGAAACAGTGCACCGCCGGGAGGTTCAACATGTGCATCGAGCCCAACGGAGACGCACTCCCCTGTCAGAGCTACTTCGAGCCGGTGGGCAATATTCTCAGGGATCGGTGGGAGGATATCTGGAACCACCCGCTGCTGGTTGGAATGCGACGTCGCTCGTTCGTGATGGATAAATGTGCGGACTGCGACCTCTTCTCCCTGTGCGGAGGGGGATGTCCCCTGGAGCGGGATCACGACACGTATCTCTGCGCCGAGAGCATGAGCAGCCCCTAACGGGAGACTCTCTTTCACTGTATGGTATGTTATATGTTACTATGAACACCGAAAGGAGCGAATTGGAGCCATGTTTCATCCAGATCTATGCGTACAATGCGGAACCTGCCTGAGCCAATGTCCCACCCTGTCATATCCCGTGGATAAGGCGAAAGAGGAAATCAAAAAACTGATCGACAAAAAGCCGACGCCGGTCACCGCCGAGTGTATCACGTGTGCGGCCTGCAACACCTTTTGCCCCGAGGGGGCGAATCCCTTCGATCTGATCAACGACCGACAGGAGGAAACCGGCGATTTCAAGGTGGGGGAGCGTTCCATTGCAATGATGTCCGGCGCGCCGATGATGCCCACCCAGGTGATCGAGGGGGATACAGATAAGCCGACGTTGAGCCTCTGCAGCGTTGGGGGGCTGATACCCGGCGCCATCGAGGGACGCCTCTTTGAGGGACTGACCATCCTCACAGGCGGGGATTATTTCTGTTACATCGGGTGGATTCATCTGGGCAAACCCTCAATGGTCCGGGAACACGCGGAAAAGACGGTTCGAAACCTGGCCGCCACGGGTGCTGCGGAGATCGTCTGTTATCACGACGACTGCTATGCGCTCCTGGCGAACAAGGCACCGGAGATGGGCATAGACGTTCCCTTCAGGCCGATTCACTTCATCGAGTATCTCAGGGACTATGTGAAAGATAACCTGAACGATGTGACGCCCCTGAACATGAAGGTCGCCTACCAGCAGCCCTGCGCGTCGCGCTACTCCATGGAGAAAGACCCGATCCTGGACGAGCTGTTCGGATACATCGGGGTGGAGCGGGTGGAGCGGGAGTACGATCGGGATCGGGCGCTGTGTTGCAGCGGTCCCATGAGGGCGATGGAGAATGTGTCGGACGAGGAGGTATTCGCCTGGCGGAACAAGAACGTGGATGACGCGAAAGATCACGGGGCCGAGGCGATGATCTATCTTTGCCCCCTGTGCGCCCTGGCCCTTCGGTATACCGCCAACGAGGCGGGGCTGGAATCCTACATGATCGGGAACCTCGTCCGAAAGGCGCTAGGGGAGGAGCTTCCCCTGGGGGGTGTGGGTCAGGCGCCTGTATGACACGGGCGGCACGGGACGCCGGAGGGGATCGGGTAATGATCTCATGGAACGGCGGATAGACGTCGGTACAAAGCGATGAGTGACAGGGCGGCACGACGGCCCGGGGCGCCTGAGAGAGGCGGGGATCGCCCCCTCCTCCCCCGGTCGGTCAGTAGATACGCTTTCCGTTCGTTACCTTCCGCTCGGGACCCAGAAGCGCCACACCGCCCTCTCCATCCACCCCCAGTATGAGCACCTCGGAAGAGACCCCTGCGATGACCTTGGGGGGGAAGTTGATTACGGCAACCACCTGCCGCCCCGTCAGATCCTCGGGTGTGTAGAGATCGGTAATCTGTGCGCTGGATGTTTTCTTTCCCAGGGGACCGAAGTCTATGGTCAAGGAATAGGCCGGTTTCTTCGCCCTGGGATTTTGTTCGGCCTTCAGTATGGTGCCGATGCGCATATCGACTTTTTCGAAATCATCGTAGCGTATCATGAGGATCTCCTTATGTGTATCCCGTCTCGCCCCATCGTTCTATCTAACCTATCGGGCCGCGTCTGTCAACACCTATCGAAACATGTTTAAATATTTTTCCACACACCGCCGCCATGGATGATACACTGACCCCCGACGACCGCT
Protein-coding sequences here:
- a CDS encoding histidinol-phosphatase, encoding MQSVDMIDIHTHTIFGDGKDTPEEMAAAAFDKGVTVFGCSEHFPRPESYDYPTEGFNHEALASGWFDYVSSVARAKRAWEGRMTLLFGTEVDYLPAERPRIEAELSAYRFDYLIGSVHMIDTWGFDYNKSEWEGKDVDAIYETYYDIMEEMVATRLFDIVGHLDLVKVFSPFHPPKRDHTQRARILLRSIKKLDMTVEINTGALRKPVGELSPSPELIREAVELAIPLTVTSDAHRTDDIAYGFDGVYRMLRELGVRETIYYVDREPFVVPLPG
- a CDS encoding TIGR00730 family Rossman fold protein yields the protein MTNHVEKQYIIDAITAKDSWRMFRIMSEFVDGFETLPDVMPAVSIFGSARVKPEDPRYETARTIARKLTDAGFSIITGGGPGIMEAANRGAAEGGGYSVGLNIQLPMEQDPNEYSNIKLDFRYFFCRKVMFIKYSMAYVVLPGGFGTLDELFEAITLIQTHKIKPFPVILVGSDYWEGLARWIHERLLESDMIMERDLEIIKVEDDLDNIVRIIKEFHESMQELD
- a CDS encoding PqqD family peptide modification chaperone, with the protein product MSIVRSFVDFFKKEKPLSPGVYHQRGEFDQGGHYRLHLRVEEGGNSILSIDASRILHLNRTATEYAKLIIEGKSRDEAIKTVRKRYRVDGKTAEKDYDRLLEIIDSLVHTDDICPVSYLDVDRIEPFATPILAPYRMDLALTYRCNNKCGHCYVGLDRKADELDTEAWRNILRKLWDIGIFHVAFTGGESTLRDDLPELVGVAEDLGMVSGLLTNGRRLSDAKYLQRLIDEGIDYFQITLESSDKKVHNEMVCAEAFDETVAGIKNAAASPIHTITNTTITSINAHTLEETVAFVKSLGVDAFAMNGIIYTGEAAEGETAVSEDDLHDILVRVSDAAREHDLRFIWYTPTQYCRFNPMDLDLGMKQCTAGRFNMCIEPNGDALPCQSYFEPVGNILRDRWEDIWNHPLLVGMRRRSFVMDKCADCDLFSLCGGGCPLERDHDTYLCAESMSSP
- a CDS encoding (Fe-S)-binding protein — its product is MFHPDLCVQCGTCLSQCPTLSYPVDKAKEEIKKLIDKKPTPVTAECITCAACNTFCPEGANPFDLINDRQEETGDFKVGERSIAMMSGAPMMPTQVIEGDTDKPTLSLCSVGGLIPGAIEGRLFEGLTILTGGDYFCYIGWIHLGKPSMVREHAEKTVRNLAATGAAEIVCYHDDCYALLANKAPEMGIDVPFRPIHFIEYLRDYVKDNLNDVTPLNMKVAYQQPCASRYSMEKDPILDELFGYIGVERVEREYDRDRALCCSGPMRAMENVSDEEVFAWRNKNVDDAKDHGAEAMIYLCPLCALALRYTANEAGLESYMIGNLVRKALGEELPLGGVGQAPV
- a CDS encoding tRNA-binding protein; translated protein: MIRYDDFEKVDMRIGTILKAEQNPRAKKPAYSLTIDFGPLGKKTSSAQITDLYTPEDLTGRQVVAVINFPPKVIAGVSSEVLILGVDGEGGVALLGPERKVTNGKRIY